A portion of the Candoia aspera isolate rCanAsp1 chromosome 18, rCanAsp1.hap2, whole genome shotgun sequence genome contains these proteins:
- the LOC134507198 gene encoding calmodulin-binding transcription activator 1-like, protein MFHGIKWTCSNGNSSSGFSVEQLVQQILDSHQTKPQPRTHNCLCTGNLGAGSSVHHKCNSAKHRIISPKVEPRSGAYSAHSEVQNNDVSEGKNEHSHSKSCNREKRNGKVAKPVLLHQNSTEVSSTNQVEVPDTTQNSPVSISSGLNSDPDVADSPAVTGVSSMAVASVMSNLSQNATVFMSDISSEAVYTMSPTAGPNQHLLSSDAATQGLVLAVSSDGHKFAFPTASSSDSLSMLPASVSEELVLSTTLDTNRKIPETTMNFDPDCFLNNPKQGQTYGGGGPKGEGLSANIRQSPTTERGFNFSTALTKEIKTEDTSFEQQMSKEAFSSSSSSSSSHSLTLTTASSLLPSGGGLSPSTTLEQMDFSAIDSNKGYSSGFNQAVQSPHAHQTPSPSFFLQGSGKALPLEQNAHSSLNDASSSFVSPLGLPNVKTEASPQNASNCNGTVEARMESTSSLQLMQFQANFPSMATEGEVPMETLPQAEGNENLLKSGELQSCGAEHYMQPEANGGLRNGGNLPVLQGNMVQGLYPVAHPSLNNSSNMELSLDHFDISFSNQFSDLINDFISVEGGSNALYGHQLVSGENAGLSQTEESSRAAYSQAEMCIPCCSPQQANLNLSSTENGASPMAYMHVTEVVSAAAAQGTLGMLQQSGRLFMVTDYSPEWSYPEGGVKVLITGPWQEASNNYSCLFDQISVPASLIQPGVLRCYCPAHDTGLVTLQVAFNNQIISNSVVFEYKARALPTLPSSQHDWLSLDDASEQVWAKAAEAPTVQGGKQERDWSYAELMLAGRGQETPPAKGPVGWGTGKGGLTPSLEV, encoded by the exons ATGT TTCATGGCATCAAGTGGACTTGCAGCAATGGCAACAGCAGCTCTGGCTTCTCGGTGGAGCAACTGGTCCAGCAGATCCTCGACAGCCACCAGACAAAGCCGCAACCCCGGACACACAACTGCCTCTGCACCGGCAACCTGG GGGCCGGGAGCAGCGTGCATCATAAGTGCAACAGTGCCAAACACCGCATCATCTCCCCCAAGGTCGAGCCGCGGTCGGGGGCCTACAGCGCCCACTCGGAGGTGCAGAACAACGACGTCTCGGAAGGCAAGAATGAGCACAGCCACAGCAAATCCTGCAACCGGGAGAAGAGGAACGGCAAAGTGGCCAAGCCGGTGCTGCTGCACCAGAACAGCACCGAGGTCTCCTCCACGAACCAAGTAGAGGTTCCTGACACGACCCAGAATTCCCCTGTCTCCATCAGTAGCGGGTTGAATAGCGACCCCGACGTTGCAGACAGCCCGGCGGTCACTGGGGTCTCCAGCATGGCAGTTGCTTCGGTGATGAGCAACTTGTCCCAAAACGCCACGGTGTTCATGTCTGACATCAGCAGCGAGGCCGTCTACACCATGTCCCCCACCGCCGGGCCGAATCAGCACCTCCTCTCCTCCGATGCTGCCACCCAAGGGCTGGTGCTGGCGGTGAGTTCTGACGGCCACAAGTTCGCCTTCCCCACCGCCAGCAGCTCCGACAGCCTCTCCATGTTGCCCGCCAGCGTCTCCGAAGAGCTTGTGCTCTCGACGACCCTCGATACCAACAGGAAGATCCCAGAGACCACCATGAATTTTGACCCGGACTGCTTCCTGAACAACCCCAAGCAAGGGCAGACGTACGGCGGGGGAGGCCCCAAAGGGGAAGGCCTCAGCGCCAACATCCGGCAGTCGCCCACAACGGAACGGGGCTTCAACTTCAGCACAGCCCTTACCAAGGAGATTAAGACAGAAGACACGTCCTTCGAGCAGCAGATGTCCAAAGaagctttctcctcctcctcctcctcctcctcgtcccaCTCGCTCACCCTGACCACGGCGTCCAGCCTGCTCCCCTCGGGGGGAGGACTCAGCCCCAGCACCACCTTGGAACAAATGGACTTCAGCGCGATTGACTCCAACAAGGGGTACTCCTCGGGTTTTAACCAGGCGGTGCAGAGCCCACACGCGCACCAAACCCCGTCCCCCAGCTTCTTCCTGCAAGGCAGCGGCAAAGCGCTCCCGCTGGAGCAAAACGCCCACAGCAGCCTGAACGATGCCAGCAGCTCTTTCGTCAGTCCTCTGGGACTCCCCAACGTCAAGACGGAGGCCTCCCCCCAGAACGCCTCCAATTGCAACGGCACCGTGGAGGCCCGGATGGAGTCCACCTCTTCTCTTCAGCTCATGCAGTTCCAGGCCAACTTTCCGTCCATGGCGACCGAGGGGGAAGTCCCCATGGAGACCTTGCCACAGGCGGAAGGGAACGAGAACCTGCTGAAATCAGGGGAGCTCCAGTCCTGTGGGGCGGAGCACTACATGCAGCCCGAGGCCAACGGCGGCTTGAGGAACGGTGGCAACCTCCCCGTCCTCCAAGGGAACATGGTGCAAGGCCTTTATCCGGTGGCTCACCCGAGCTTGAACAACTCGTCCAACATGGAGCTCAGCTTGGACCACTTTGATATCTCCTTTAGCAACCAATTCTCTGACTTGATCAATGATTTCATTTCAGTGGAAGGCGGGAGCAACGCCCTGTACGGGCACCAGCTGGTCTCTGGGGAGAACGCTGGGCTGTCCCAGACCGAGGAGAGCAGCCGGGCGGCCTACAGCCAGGCAGAGATGTGCATTCCCTGTTGCAGCCCGCAGCAAGCAAACCTGAACCTCAGTAGCACGGAGAACGGGGCCAGCCCCATGGCCTACATGCATGTCACCGAGGTggtttcagcagcagcagcccagggCACCCTCGGCATGCTCCAGCAGAGTGGGCGCCTCTTCATGGTGACCGATTACTCCCCCGAGTGGTCGTACCCTGAG GGGGGCGTGAAGGTCTTGATCACGGGACCCTGGCAGGAGGCCAGCAATAACTACAGCTGCCTGTTTGACCAGATCTCAGTGCCAGCCTCATTGATCCAGCCAGGGGTGCTGCGCTGTTACTGCCCAG CTCATGATACCGGCCTCGTCACGCTGCAGGTGGCTTTCAACAACCAGATTATCTCCAACTCGGTGGTTTTCGAGTACAAAGCCCGGGCCTTGCCGACCCTCCCTTCTTCTCAACACGACTGGCTCTCGCTGGATG ATGCATCGGAACAGGTCTGGGCAAAGGCAGCGGAGGCACCCACGGTTCAGGGGGGCAAACAGGAGCGGGACTGGAGTTACGCAGAGCTCATGTTGGCTGGACGTGGGCAGGAG acaccgcCTGCCAAGGGCCCGGTGGGCTGGGGGACAGGAAAGGGAGGGCTGACCCCCAGCCTGGAGGTGTAA